One segment of Metallosphaera cuprina Ar-4 DNA contains the following:
- a CDS encoding uracil-DNA glycosylase, with translation MNDISFLENRLINCDLCKRLRSFSEYVARFDKRYDEQYWGKPVPGFGDKNAVLLILGLAPAAHGGNRTGRPFTGDESGKWVIKGLYELGLSNLKEGKNRNDGLVLKHVYLTNAVSCAPPENKVNMKEIKNCSTNLKFTIEALSNLRSILTLGQVAFRALEIVLNFREQFRHLNVIKVCGKYVISSYHPSPLNTRTGKLSWTEWMDTLRYAWELANA, from the coding sequence ATGAACGACATTTCGTTTTTAGAGAACAGGTTAATCAATTGCGATCTTTGCAAGAGGCTAAGGTCGTTTTCGGAGTACGTAGCTAGGTTCGATAAGAGATACGATGAGCAGTATTGGGGAAAACCTGTCCCAGGCTTTGGAGATAAAAACGCGGTTCTCCTAATCCTGGGTCTAGCGCCGGCTGCGCATGGGGGAAATAGGACAGGAAGACCTTTCACAGGAGATGAGAGCGGGAAATGGGTGATAAAGGGTTTGTACGAGCTAGGTCTATCAAATTTGAAAGAAGGGAAAAACAGAAACGATGGACTTGTTTTAAAACACGTTTACTTGACCAACGCGGTGAGCTGTGCTCCACCGGAAAATAAGGTAAACATGAAGGAGATCAAAAACTGCTCCACGAACTTGAAGTTTACAATTGAAGCCCTATCAAATCTTAGGTCAATCTTGACGCTTGGCCAGGTGGCTTTCAGGGCTCTAGAGATAGTGTTAAACTTTCGAGAACAATTTCGTCATCTAAACGTAATAAAAGTATGCGGGAAATACGTTATCTCAAGCTATCATCCGAGCCCCCTAAACACTAGAACTGGAAAGCTATCCTGGACAGAATGGATGGACACGTTACGCTACGCGTGGGAACTCGCGAACGCCTAA
- a CDS encoding class I SAM-dependent methyltransferase, protein MSNNEIIFKIFESDFYISEMVKIWDEGNKWANWIKQLSQRYNLGKTVLDVPCGVGRVSYFLVNEGFNVTGIDISERMLEIAKKNVTGAKFVKGDMRRLSDTVKDEKYDIVLNLFNSLGYYNDEDDMDILFSIRTVTKGMAIVNLDSRDYLIYNLPDVRYSYVPPYMVVDISRFEPTTSRVEVVRKYLDKKGNEVGSLEYSQRYYSLHEVVKMAKRAGFRVEDILSGYSWKPYEIGDPQMTLVLSPS, encoded by the coding sequence ATGTCCAATAATGAGATAATATTCAAGATATTTGAATCGGATTTCTATATAAGTGAGATGGTAAAGATATGGGACGAAGGTAACAAATGGGCTAACTGGATTAAACAGTTATCGCAGCGCTATAATCTAGGAAAAACCGTGCTCGATGTACCTTGCGGAGTAGGAAGGGTAAGTTACTTCTTAGTTAATGAAGGATTTAACGTAACTGGGATTGATATCTCAGAAAGAATGCTTGAGATAGCTAAGAAGAACGTTACAGGGGCTAAGTTTGTAAAAGGGGACATGAGGAGGCTGTCTGACACCGTTAAGGATGAAAAGTATGACATAGTATTGAACTTGTTTAATAGTTTAGGATATTATAACGATGAGGACGACATGGACATCCTGTTCTCGATCAGGACAGTAACAAAGGGGATGGCTATCGTAAATTTAGATAGTAGGGATTATTTAATATATAATTTACCAGACGTTAGGTACTCTTACGTTCCTCCATACATGGTTGTCGACATATCTAGGTTTGAGCCCACAACCTCTAGGGTAGAAGTCGTAAGAAAATACCTTGACAAAAAGGGAAACGAAGTCGGTTCGTTAGAGTATAGCCAAAGGTATTACAGTTTGCATGAAGTAGTCAAAATGGCAAAGCGGGCAGGGTTCAGGGTTGAGGATATACTCTCTGGCTACTCGTGGAAACCCTACGAGATTGGTGACCCGCAGATGACCCTCGTTTTATCTCCAAGTTAG
- a CDS encoding lysine exporter LysO family protein, translated as MAIYVMALVIGKVIKRSFPKIGDAIVLTLIFSIAFWGGSQIGSGETLANVLIGSIVMAFLVVLTTLGVGLAFNKETTVKGQSNLVLTQLKYGIPLVVGLAFGFFVRPSLPFGTIINYELYALALIIGFNMGSEIKLRAIFNVTKEALVTIIVVILGALACAGLSYELGLLPNLKLAIVMFMGAGWYSYTGPIVSTYYGPVYGVVAFLINFFREQITFLIVPLLVKVRPNPYSAIAIGGATSMDTTLGLYSSIFSGEYSLSAMISGALLTLVIPIILPLTISI; from the coding sequence ATGGCCATTTACGTTATGGCTCTAGTTATAGGTAAGGTTATCAAGAGATCCTTTCCTAAAATTGGGGACGCAATAGTATTGACTTTGATATTTTCCATAGCCTTTTGGGGAGGATCACAGATAGGATCGGGAGAGACGTTAGCTAACGTTCTGATAGGGTCCATTGTTATGGCGTTTTTAGTAGTTCTAACTACACTGGGTGTTGGATTGGCTTTTAATAAAGAGACCACAGTCAAAGGTCAATCCAATTTAGTTTTAACTCAACTAAAGTATGGCATACCCCTAGTTGTGGGACTTGCGTTTGGTTTCTTCGTAAGACCCTCTTTACCCTTCGGGACGATCATAAACTATGAGCTGTATGCCTTGGCGTTAATTATAGGATTTAATATGGGTAGTGAGATAAAACTAAGGGCAATCTTTAACGTAACCAAGGAGGCTTTAGTCACAATTATAGTGGTAATACTCGGAGCATTGGCCTGCGCTGGGCTGTCTTATGAACTAGGCCTATTGCCAAACTTAAAACTGGCTATCGTTATGTTTATGGGAGCAGGTTGGTACAGCTATACTGGGCCTATAGTGTCAACCTATTACGGGCCTGTTTATGGAGTCGTAGCGTTCCTTATCAACTTCTTTAGAGAACAGATCACTTTTCTTATCGTCCCATTGCTGGTTAAAGTAAGGCCTAACCCGTACTCTGCCATTGCCATAGGGGGAGCAACATCTATGGACACAACACTAGGTTTGTATTCATCAATATTTAGTGGGGAGTATTCGCTAAGCGCTATGATAAGTGGCGCATTGTTAACGTTAGTTATACCAATAATTTTACCTCTAACAATTTCAATTTAA
- a CDS encoding ArsR/SmtB family transcription factor, which translates to MRKLDEVLSGKGWDTRKKILEQLYINPTTAYDLAKKLNLNYSTVRYHLDLLERSGLVNHKTLGSKQLYLATKSALSLKII; encoded by the coding sequence ATGAGAAAGTTAGATGAAGTCTTAAGTGGAAAAGGATGGGATACAAGGAAAAAAATACTAGAGCAATTATATATCAATCCAACTACTGCATATGATTTGGCAAAAAAACTTAATTTAAATTACTCAACTGTAAGATATCATTTAGATTTGCTAGAGAGGTCTGGGCTTGTAAACCATAAGACGTTAGGAAGCAAACAGCTTTATCTCGCCACCAAGAGCGCGCTATCACTGAAAATAATATAA
- a CDS encoding NAD+ synthase: MEQRSLERDILDLDYAKLSSRLILRLRDYIIKSGKKGGVVGVSGGIDSAVTATLLSKAVDNFYFLIMPSKSTPKEDLEDALALTDLLNGKDRRSVIWIDDVVERFSKLVDVNDKVIVGNVKARTRMILLYAFAQKLDYLVIGTGDKSELLLGYFTKYGDGGVDVLPIGDLFKTQVRRLGEYLNLPKNIVRKPSSPALWEGQSAEEELGVSYEAADPILYLIEKGKSDPEIVDILGVEPSLVSKIRAMIGKSEHKRKPPEIFRLEQLYSS; encoded by the coding sequence GTGGAACAGAGGTCATTAGAGAGGGATATTCTAGATCTGGATTATGCAAAACTATCTAGCCGTTTAATACTAAGATTGAGGGACTACATAATAAAATCTGGTAAGAAGGGAGGAGTAGTAGGCGTTAGTGGAGGAATAGATTCAGCTGTAACCGCAACTTTGTTATCAAAAGCTGTTGATAATTTCTATTTTCTTATAATGCCATCTAAAAGCACTCCGAAGGAGGACTTAGAAGACGCTTTAGCGCTCACAGATTTGCTGAACGGTAAGGACAGGAGATCGGTAATCTGGATAGACGATGTTGTGGAGAGGTTTTCAAAGTTGGTAGATGTTAACGATAAAGTTATTGTAGGTAACGTGAAGGCCAGGACTAGAATGATTCTTCTATACGCGTTTGCCCAAAAGCTAGACTATCTAGTTATAGGAACCGGAGACAAATCCGAACTATTACTTGGATATTTCACAAAGTATGGAGATGGAGGAGTTGACGTTTTACCTATAGGGGATCTGTTTAAAACACAGGTTAGGAGACTGGGCGAGTACCTAAATTTGCCAAAGAACATAGTAAGGAAGCCGAGTTCGCCTGCCCTTTGGGAAGGGCAAAGTGCTGAGGAGGAGTTAGGAGTCAGCTATGAGGCGGCCGACCCTATTCTATATCTCATAGAGAAAGGAAAATCCGATCCTGAAATAGTAGATATCCTTGGAGTGGAGCCAAGCTTAGTCTCAAAAATTAGGGCCATGATAGGGAAGTCAGAGCATAAGAGAAAACCGCCAGAGATATTCAGATTAGAGCAACTATATTCATCTTAA
- a CDS encoding PadR family transcriptional regulator encodes MPYKETPKMMIIRGLMQVIVVYIICRYGDMYGYQIKLKVEGLHKKRIPHGVMYTTLKRMVRNGILSPYMKDGKTYYTVTEDGKLFLRNHLHILANADEIIREILEYYKS; translated from the coding sequence TTGCCATACAAAGAGACTCCCAAGATGATGATAATTAGGGGACTGATGCAGGTTATAGTTGTCTACATAATTTGCCGTTATGGGGACATGTATGGTTATCAAATAAAATTGAAGGTAGAAGGGTTGCACAAGAAAAGGATACCACACGGAGTGATGTATACAACTCTGAAGAGGATGGTAAGAAACGGTATATTGTCCCCATACATGAAAGATGGGAAAACGTACTATACGGTTACGGAAGATGGAAAGCTGTTCTTAAGAAATCATCTGCATATTTTAGCCAACGCTGACGAAATAATAAGAGAGATATTAGAATACTATAAGTCATAG
- a CDS encoding vWA domain-containing protein translates to MTGLLRGIDYESPIVKYRGERILGTLRKVSGRETNVDPLFLIDTFYVHYLPLPIVKTKEEIQQSDAVKYSLIDLTMSSEIVNRNRNYSIANSAVSMALSVSYVQNLIEELERIRRTSQSQEEREAAEQILNGLMKGSQGKEGKQNQNQQQSQATNKLMKQVHEKAMAKATEDSNSVKSMQRIVGGNGAGTGSMMNFEGDIHDVLRLARNTEIKKILEFLSGIPRLGSFTKKKTARYSKGELFGYEEGSDIERLVPSELALPEEVFDVKLAESQLLLYQKQIKETLGPIYLLLDKSGSMDGEKILWAKAVALALYSRARRENRDFYLRFFDNIPYPLIKVIKNAKSKDVIKMVEYIGKIRGGGGTDISRSVMSACDDIKDGHVRGVSEVIILTDGEDKIAETTVRRSLKEANATLISVMIRGDNADLKRVSDNYFVVYRLDQGDLLRVVES, encoded by the coding sequence ATGACAGGTCTCCTTAGAGGGATTGATTATGAGAGTCCAATAGTCAAATACAGAGGCGAGAGGATCTTAGGTACCCTAAGGAAGGTATCAGGTAGGGAAACTAACGTAGATCCGCTTTTCCTCATTGATACGTTTTATGTTCATTATCTTCCTCTTCCTATAGTTAAGACAAAGGAGGAAATTCAACAGAGTGACGCCGTGAAATACTCCTTAATAGACCTAACTATGTCATCTGAGATCGTAAACAGGAACAGAAACTACTCAATAGCTAACTCCGCTGTTAGTATGGCCCTCTCGGTAAGTTACGTTCAGAACCTGATCGAGGAACTAGAGAGAATTAGGAGGACCTCCCAGTCTCAAGAGGAGAGGGAGGCAGCGGAGCAGATCCTAAACGGGTTAATGAAAGGTAGCCAAGGAAAGGAGGGAAAACAGAATCAGAACCAACAACAGAGTCAAGCGACTAACAAGTTAATGAAACAAGTTCATGAGAAGGCGATGGCCAAAGCTACTGAGGACTCAAACTCAGTAAAAAGTATGCAGAGGATAGTGGGAGGTAACGGTGCCGGTACAGGATCTATGATGAACTTTGAGGGAGATATACATGACGTGTTAAGACTAGCAAGGAACACAGAGATAAAGAAGATCTTGGAGTTTTTGAGCGGGATACCTAGACTCGGAAGTTTCACTAAGAAGAAGACGGCAAGGTACTCTAAAGGTGAGCTATTTGGTTATGAGGAGGGTTCAGATATTGAGAGGCTTGTCCCTTCGGAGCTGGCCTTACCTGAAGAGGTTTTCGACGTCAAGTTAGCTGAGAGCCAGCTTCTTCTGTATCAAAAACAAATCAAAGAAACGTTAGGGCCCATATATTTGCTGTTGGATAAATCCGGAAGCATGGATGGGGAGAAGATATTGTGGGCCAAGGCAGTGGCCTTAGCTTTATACAGTAGGGCAAGACGTGAAAACAGGGACTTCTACTTAAGGTTCTTTGATAACATCCCCTATCCCTTAATAAAGGTGATCAAGAATGCTAAAAGTAAGGACGTCATTAAAATGGTTGAATACATAGGTAAGATAAGGGGAGGAGGGGGGACAGATATCTCCAGGTCAGTTATGTCTGCGTGCGATGACATAAAGGACGGCCACGTGAGAGGCGTTAGCGAGGTGATAATATTGACGGACGGAGAGGACAAGATAGCCGAGACTACAGTCAGGAGGTCGTTGAAGGAAGCTAACGCGACCTTGATAAGCGTAATGATAAGGGGAGATAACGCCGACCTAAAGAGGGTTTCTGACAACTACTTTGTTGTGTATCGCTTAGACCAAGGAGATCTCTTAAGGGTAGTTGAATCCTAA
- a CDS encoding AAA family ATPase, whose translation MESLYAPFVGREEEAKVITLALLTKEHIALIGEPGTAKSALARRAADLLNAKFFMYLLTKYTEPAELFGALDVNALRQGVYRRITKERLPESELAFLDEIFNANSAILNALLSLLNERVIYDGYNVIKVPLRTLITASNRVPDEPELEALYDRLLLRHYAKPIGEDMWKDLIESSWNLEFTDKWKVNEHVMTVQDLDRLYSMISEVDLTQVKSKLLKLYVMLEEKGVHLTDRRKGKVLKIVSAHALLNSRTKATEEDLVVLKYIAPRELDDFEKVSALLSEELKTPIKYMRELNEIFNNIKEAGKYVDAANESDPRLIDLIRSLRATKDRVISLGKESGDEKVEEFSREVGSEIDRLVEKVGRKLGIYT comes from the coding sequence ATGGAATCCCTCTATGCGCCCTTCGTGGGAAGAGAGGAGGAGGCTAAAGTCATAACGCTAGCTTTACTTACTAAAGAACACATAGCCTTAATAGGCGAGCCCGGGACGGCCAAGTCCGCACTAGCTAGAAGAGCGGCGGATCTCTTAAACGCTAAATTCTTCATGTACTTGTTAACTAAGTACACTGAACCAGCTGAACTGTTTGGAGCTCTAGACGTTAACGCGTTAAGGCAGGGCGTGTACAGGAGAATTACCAAAGAAAGGCTTCCTGAGAGTGAACTAGCCTTCCTTGATGAGATATTTAACGCAAACTCCGCAATACTGAACGCCCTGTTGTCCCTTCTTAATGAAAGGGTAATATACGATGGTTACAACGTTATAAAAGTACCTTTGAGGACCCTAATAACTGCAAGTAACAGAGTTCCTGATGAACCAGAGTTGGAAGCGCTTTACGACAGGTTACTACTTAGGCATTACGCGAAACCTATAGGAGAGGACATGTGGAAGGACCTTATAGAGTCCTCATGGAACCTTGAGTTCACAGACAAATGGAAGGTAAATGAGCACGTGATGACAGTGCAAGACCTTGACAGGTTATACAGCATGATCTCAGAAGTTGACCTAACTCAGGTCAAGTCAAAGTTATTGAAGCTCTACGTTATGCTTGAGGAGAAAGGAGTTCACTTGACTGATAGAAGGAAAGGTAAAGTCTTAAAGATAGTTTCAGCTCACGCCTTGCTTAACTCAAGGACTAAGGCTACTGAGGAGGATCTGGTGGTGCTCAAATACATAGCCCCAAGGGAACTTGACGACTTCGAAAAAGTCTCAGCTTTGCTGTCCGAGGAACTTAAGACGCCGATAAAGTACATGAGAGAACTAAACGAGATATTTAACAACATAAAGGAGGCCGGAAAATACGTGGACGCCGCTAACGAGTCTGATCCTAGGCTGATAGATCTGATCAGAAGTTTGAGGGCCACTAAGGACAGAGTTATCTCATTAGGTAAAGAGAGTGGGGATGAGAAAGTCGAGGAGTTCTCCAGAGAGGTTGGTTCGGAAATAGATCGGTTAGTTGAGAAAGTTGGTAGGAAGCTGGGGATTTACACATGA
- a CDS encoding single-stranded DNA-binding protein (in Sulfolobus solfataricus this protein plays a role in promoter opening and RNA polymerase recruitment under specific conditions), whose amino-acid sequence MDEKIGNLKGGMENINVTARVLEVGEQKVVQTKNGPRTIREVMVGDDTGRVKLTLWGNQADEVKEGQIIKVENAWTTVFKGQVQLNAGSRSKITESAEESIPEADQVPENSPTDDSPPRRSFRGRGGRRGYGGHSNYGGGYRRKPREGEEGGEEEE is encoded by the coding sequence ATGGATGAAAAGATAGGAAACCTAAAAGGCGGGATGGAAAACATAAATGTGACCGCCAGAGTTTTAGAAGTAGGTGAGCAGAAGGTCGTTCAAACTAAGAACGGCCCTAGAACAATACGCGAAGTAATGGTTGGAGATGACACAGGGAGAGTCAAACTCACCCTGTGGGGAAATCAAGCAGACGAAGTGAAAGAAGGGCAGATAATAAAGGTAGAGAACGCTTGGACCACAGTGTTCAAAGGACAAGTTCAGTTGAATGCAGGGAGCAGATCTAAGATAACCGAATCTGCAGAGGAGTCAATACCTGAAGCCGATCAAGTACCTGAAAACAGTCCAACAGACGATTCGCCTCCACGAAGGAGCTTTAGAGGAAGAGGAGGCAGGAGAGGATACGGCGGTCACAGTAACTACGGCGGTGGATACAGGAGGAAACCTAGAGAAGGCGAGGAAGGCGGAGAGGAAGAAGAGTGA
- a CDS encoding PqqD family protein has translation MSYEGRTPDNHEGEPQEDLRSHSHLSYDEIKDKKPRREGEFIDKSENEDKYIIKLSEEKIYEVAGIAYFIWAMCDGEKTVGDIIHEISVEGQVEEDQIKGPIVEVLQQLQEAALISI, from the coding sequence GTGAGTTACGAGGGTAGAACACCGGACAATCATGAGGGGGAGCCTCAAGAGGATCTGAGATCCCACTCTCATCTCAGCTATGACGAGATTAAGGATAAGAAGCCAAGAAGAGAGGGGGAATTCATTGACAAGAGCGAAAACGAGGATAAGTACATCATAAAGCTGAGCGAGGAGAAGATTTATGAGGTTGCAGGGATAGCTTATTTCATTTGGGCCATGTGCGATGGGGAGAAAACTGTGGGCGATATAATCCACGAGATAAGCGTAGAAGGTCAAGTTGAAGAGGATCAGATTAAAGGTCCAATAGTGGAAGTTCTTCAACAGCTACAGGAAGCCGCACTAATATCTATCTAA
- a CDS encoding molybdopterin-binding protein: MRNFVPETNLPSIDEALDKFLSVLPPKGRVSRLDILKSVGKITSSPVVAEIDYPPFSRSTVDGFAIVSSSTPGKFKKVNKISIGEWKDIRIKGGEAVEVDTGSPIPSGADAVVKIEETEVDGSEVIINKRVRFGTNVAWVGSDIPRGSIILDELQEVTPEDVGSLASLGINRVEVFDSVKVYVIATGDELVSPGSDLPKGKIYESNVHFLLSKLTQMGCEVVNYEVLPDNKEVIRNAIMKASDSADLIITTGGTSAGEKDYVHQIIREEGKIIVQGINVKPGKPTILGEIKGKPIFGLSGNIVATIFLFDRLVEKYIGKLNGKHLARRYTYNGEVEAISILPIQADRFRTTMIPVFLFKKGQVYFALPVPTESYMVGTFASSDGFVMLQAGKYVEEGEKIKVFAKALDTRPVLIGEEDPKLKDLNVRKIFLGSVPACAALKFGIGDILVISDLVCGKDLNEYQELKRWILVNGKGDEIGYNDWIGMSKLVNEPAVKLKSPATASFFLGKAKVIAPEGYIEGEKLVQEKLKLVIRDKQFSKGIFSEG; encoded by the coding sequence ATGAGGAATTTTGTTCCAGAGACTAATCTACCTAGTATAGACGAGGCTTTAGATAAGTTCTTAAGTGTTCTCCCACCTAAAGGTAGGGTCTCTAGGTTAGATATATTAAAATCCGTTGGTAAAATCACGTCTTCTCCAGTCGTGGCAGAAATAGACTATCCTCCTTTTTCTAGATCGACCGTTGATGGATTTGCAATAGTTTCAAGCTCAACTCCTGGAAAGTTCAAAAAAGTGAATAAGATTTCAATAGGTGAGTGGAAAGACATAAGGATCAAGGGAGGAGAAGCCGTAGAGGTGGACACAGGGTCACCCATCCCCTCAGGGGCAGATGCGGTGGTTAAGATTGAGGAGACCGAAGTTGATGGCTCAGAAGTAATAATAAACAAGAGAGTTAGATTCGGGACTAACGTGGCTTGGGTAGGAAGCGATATACCTAGGGGTTCAATAATTCTAGATGAGTTACAAGAGGTTACCCCAGAGGACGTTGGATCATTAGCTTCTTTAGGTATAAATAGAGTGGAGGTCTTCGATTCGGTAAAAGTGTACGTAATTGCAACAGGAGACGAGTTGGTCTCTCCAGGATCTGATCTACCTAAAGGAAAGATATATGAGAGCAACGTTCACTTCCTTTTATCTAAACTAACTCAAATGGGCTGTGAGGTAGTAAACTATGAAGTTTTACCAGATAACAAGGAAGTTATTAGGAACGCTATAATGAAAGCCTCGGACTCAGCTGATCTGATAATAACTACTGGTGGCACAAGCGCTGGCGAGAAGGACTACGTACATCAAATAATTAGGGAGGAAGGTAAGATCATAGTCCAGGGTATAAACGTTAAACCGGGGAAGCCAACTATACTAGGAGAGATAAAGGGGAAACCCATTTTCGGGTTGTCAGGCAACATTGTGGCTACGATTTTCCTTTTTGATAGGTTAGTTGAAAAATACATAGGGAAACTAAACGGAAAGCATCTGGCCAGAAGATATACTTACAACGGTGAAGTTGAAGCGATATCAATCTTACCTATACAGGCTGATAGGTTTAGGACAACCATGATACCTGTCTTCCTATTCAAGAAAGGTCAGGTCTACTTTGCCCTTCCAGTACCTACTGAGAGTTACATGGTGGGAACCTTCGCGAGCTCTGACGGCTTCGTTATGCTGCAGGCTGGAAAATATGTAGAGGAGGGAGAGAAGATTAAAGTGTTCGCTAAGGCCCTTGACACGAGACCTGTCCTAATAGGGGAAGAGGACCCTAAACTGAAGGACCTTAACGTGAGAAAGATATTTTTAGGATCCGTTCCTGCGTGTGCGGCTCTGAAGTTCGGTATAGGCGACATATTGGTGATAAGTGACCTCGTGTGTGGGAAGGACTTGAACGAGTACCAAGAGCTTAAAAGATGGATCTTAGTTAACGGGAAGGGGGATGAAATAGGATATAACGATTGGATAGGAATGAGTAAGCTCGTGAACGAGCCTGCAGTTAAATTAAAGTCTCCTGCTACAGCCTCTTTCTTCCTTGGAAAGGCCAAAGTAATAGCTCCCGAGGGTTACATCGAGGGAGAGAAATTGGTCCAAGAGAAGCTGAAGCTCGTGATCAGGGATAAACAATTCTCTAAAGGAATATTTTCAGAAGGTTAG
- a CDS encoding homoserine kinase: MSMRVRAIAFSSSANLGAGYDVLSMSHRAFNDVVYAELLDSGEGKIFIETDSSVPTDPSKNSASVPVEAIMEDYKIKGIIKLKIVKGIPPGLGLGSSGASAVAAVAAVSRLLDLNLSLEDIVKYAVLGEKAVSGSPHPDNVAASAFGGVVAVTSHDPFRIVRVAVNYDFKIMLIIPRLATGVGKTKRARELVPPKVELNKVVENARYLSSLMVGLIKGDRNLIQEGMNDSIVEKAREPLYPYYPKIREISLKYNSVGVCVSGAGPSVLVLYDEETELEKIKLGATDVCRGFGFDCDFVTTEIGGGVKVEGLD; the protein is encoded by the coding sequence ATGAGCATGAGAGTGAGAGCTATAGCTTTTTCGTCTTCTGCTAACTTGGGTGCTGGTTACGATGTGCTATCTATGAGCCATCGAGCGTTTAATGACGTAGTATATGCGGAACTTCTAGACTCGGGGGAAGGTAAAATCTTTATAGAGACCGACTCAAGCGTACCTACCGATCCTTCCAAAAACTCCGCTAGCGTTCCCGTTGAGGCGATAATGGAGGATTATAAAATTAAGGGGATCATAAAACTCAAAATAGTTAAGGGGATCCCTCCTGGACTAGGTCTTGGAAGCAGTGGAGCTTCTGCGGTTGCTGCAGTAGCGGCCGTAAGCAGGCTCCTAGATCTTAACCTTTCACTTGAGGACATAGTGAAGTACGCCGTGTTAGGGGAGAAAGCTGTTAGTGGATCTCCACATCCTGATAACGTGGCTGCGAGCGCTTTTGGTGGCGTTGTCGCAGTCACTTCACACGATCCTTTCAGAATAGTTAGAGTGGCCGTTAATTACGACTTTAAGATAATGCTGATCATACCTAGATTGGCTACTGGAGTAGGTAAGACCAAGAGAGCTAGAGAACTTGTTCCTCCCAAGGTTGAGCTCAACAAGGTTGTGGAAAACGCTAGATACCTCTCCTCATTGATGGTTGGGTTGATTAAAGGGGACCGAAACCTGATTCAAGAGGGAATGAACGATAGTATAGTAGAGAAGGCTAGGGAGCCGCTCTACCCCTACTATCCTAAAATTCGTGAGATATCGTTGAAGTATAACTCTGTGGGAGTCTGTGTGAGCGGAGCGGGACCCTCAGTTTTAGTACTTTACGATGAGGAGACCGAGTTGGAGAAGATTAAGTTAGGAGCGACTGACGTATGCAGAGGGTTCGGGTTTGATTGCGATTTCGTAACGACAGAGATTGGAGGTGGTGTGAAAGTTGAAGGACTCGACTAA